The genomic interval TCATAAGTTCCTCCATCTCCACCAAAGGCAACAAAAACAACATCTTCAATATTTATTTTCCCCTGTTTTTTTAATGACCTATATGCTGCCTCAATTCCACTTATTGTTGCTGCAACATTTTCAAAAGCAGAGTGTATCCATGGAACATTCCATGCAGAAAATGGGAAAATTGTGCTTGCTACCTCTAAACAGCCAGTTGCATTTGCAACAATTACCGGTTTGTCAATTGCAAGCATAACCTGTCTTGCAGTAATACCTGCTCCACAACCAGCACATAACCTATGTCCTGAAACA from bacterium carries:
- a CDS encoding pyruvate ferredoxin oxidoreductase (catalyzes the formation of acetyl-CoA from pyruvate and coenzyme A); this encodes MPSLKQLSKRNEKFVSGHRLCAGCGAGITARQVMLAIDKPVIVANATGCLEVASTIFPFSAWNVPWIHSAFENVAATISGIEAAYRSLKKQGKINIEDVVFVAFGGDGGTY